In Crassostrea angulata isolate pt1a10 chromosome 4, ASM2561291v2, whole genome shotgun sequence, one genomic interval encodes:
- the LOC128181611 gene encoding uncharacterized protein LOC128181611, with translation MADRTSVCIIGHSYVKRLERFILQNPVYENLGLDEEQINVCFRSQGGLSIYGLANSSRLCAFSAVPTLCVLEIGGNDATTRPSHVIAQDIFSFANYLIHGYGVKSVIIGQLLRRDPRKSPIGYNEEVIRINKHLEHLTSSEEHVHFWKHRGFWTNLAYLERDGVHLGVDSDGCYPAPMVKYLRSIKYAVHYRVQKLKASKC, from the coding sequence ATGGCGGATCGAACATCAGTGTGCATTATTGggcattcttatgtaaaacgaTTGGAacgatttattttacaaaacccTGTGTATGAAAACTTGGGTCTTGATGAAGAACAAATTAATGTGTGTTTTCGGAGCCAAGGGGGTTTGTCTATTTACGGACTTGCTAACTCGTCAAGATTGTGCGCGTTTTCGGCAGTTCCTACTTTATGTGTTCTGGAGATAGGGGGTAACGATGCGACGACTCGACCATCACATGTCATTGCACAAGACATTTTTTCATTTGCGAACTATTTGATACATGGATATGGTGTAAAATCCGTGATCATTGGTCAACTGTTGCGCCGCGACCCTCGAAAATCACCGATTGGATATAACGAGGAGGTCATCAGGATAAACAAACACTTGGAACATTTGACAAGTAGCGAGGAGCATGTCCATTTCTGGAAACATAGAGGATTTTGGACTAATTTGGCATACCTTGAGCGCGATGGAGTTCACCTTGGGGTAGATTCGGATGGATGTTATCCAGCACCCATGGTCAAATACTTGAGGAGCATAAAATATGCAGTGCATTACAGAGTTCAAAAACTCAAGGCCAGTAAATGTTAA